One Arvicanthis niloticus isolate mArvNil1 chromosome 3, mArvNil1.pat.X, whole genome shotgun sequence DNA segment encodes these proteins:
- the Rgcc gene encoding regulator of cell cycle RGCC produces the protein MKPPSAQSSPAAAAAAAPAMDSAAAADLTDVLCEFDAVLADFASPFHERHFHYEEHLERMKRRSSASVSDSSGFSDSESADSLYRDSFTFSDEKLNSPTDSTPALLSSAVTPRKAKLGDTKELEDFIADLDRTLASM, from the exons ATGAAGCCGCCCTCGGCGCAGAGCAGCCCCGCGGCGGCGGCAGCCGCAG ccccGGCCATGGACTCGGCGGCCGCGGCAGACCTGACGGACGTGCTGTGCGAGTTCGACGCGGTGCTGGCCGACTTCGCGTCGCCCTTCCACGAGCGCCACTTCCACTATGAGGAGCACCTGGAGCGCATGAAGCGGCGCAGCAGCGCCAGCGTCAGTGACAGCAGCGGCTTCAGCGACTCCGAGA GTGCAGACTCACTGTACAGGGACAGCTTCACCTTCAGTGACGAGAAGCTGAATTCTCCAACAGACTCCACTCCAGCTCTCCTGTCCTCCGCCGTCACTCCTCGGAAAG CCAAATTAGGTGATACTAAAGAGCTCGAAGACTTCATTGCCGATCTGGACAGAACCTTAGCAA GTATGTGA